One segment of Candidatus Paceibacterota bacterium DNA contains the following:
- the rplX gene encoding 50S ribosomal protein L24 yields MIKKTKKNITGTKLKKGDQVLVITGKDKGKKGKIMKVLLKEARALVEGINLKKKRMRPKTSGKKGEIIEMPSPISISNVKIICPKCGKAARIGKNENEGKKQRICKKCKQSI; encoded by the coding sequence ATGATTAAAAAAACCAAAAAAAATATTACAGGAACAAAGTTAAAAAAAGGAGACCAAGTTCTTGTTATAACAGGCAAAGACAAAGGAAAGAAAGGAAAAATAATGAAAGTTCTTCTGAAAGAAGCAAGAGCGCTTGTTGAGGGAATTAATTTAAAGAAAAAAAGAATGAGGCCGAAAACGTCGGGAAAAAAGGGAGAAATAATAGAGATGCCTTCTCCCATTTCCATTTCCAACGTTAAAATTATTTGTCCAAAATGCGGAAAGGCTGCTCGAATTGGAAAAAATGAAAATGAAGGTAAAAAGCAAAGAATTTGCAAAAAATGTAAACAAAGTATATAA
- the rplE gene encoding 50S ribosomal protein L5 codes for MSRLKEKYEKKVIPAMMEKFGYKNKFSVPKMEKVVLNVGFGKIASGKASTEQKKIEEAVLEDLGLISGQRPYLANAKKSVAAFKLRKGTPVGAAVVLRKKKMYDFVDRFISISLPRMRDFAGIKKESFDKSGNLTIGIREHIIFPEILPEKTKSIFGMEVTIATTSKNKEEGIEMLRLIGFPIKK; via the coding sequence ATGTCACGATTAAAAGAAAAATATGAAAAGAAAGTTATACCGGCGATGATGGAAAAGTTCGGGTATAAAAATAAGTTTTCTGTTCCTAAAATGGAAAAGGTGGTTTTAAACGTTGGATTTGGAAAGATAGCATCCGGGAAAGCTTCTACTGAACAAAAGAAAATAGAAGAAGCGGTTTTGGAAGATCTGGGATTGATTTCAGGCCAGAGGCCGTATCTTGCCAATGCAAAAAAATCGGTTGCTGCTTTCAAGCTTAGAAAAGGAACGCCAGTTGGAGCGGCAGTTGTTTTAAGAAAGAAAAAGATGTATGATTTCGTAGACCGCTTTATTAGCATTTCTCTTCCGCGAATGAGAGATTTTGCCGGAATAAAAAAAGAATCTTTTGATAAAAGCGGGAATCTTACGATAGGAATACGCGAACATATTATTTTCCCGGAAATTCTTCCGGAAAAAACAAAAAGTATTTTTGGAATGGAGGTGACAATAGCGACTACTTCGAAAAACAAAGAAGAGGGAATTGAAATGTTAAGATTAATCGGATTCCCTATAAAGAAATAA
- a CDS encoding type Z 30S ribosomal protein S14 produces MAKKGKIEKSKKKPKFSTREINRCFKCGRKRAYLRKFHLCRICFREMANKGEIPGVKKSSW; encoded by the coding sequence ATGGCAAAAAAAGGAAAAATAGAAAAATCAAAGAAAAAGCCGAAGTTTAGCACGAGAGAAATAAACAGATGTTTTAAGTGTGGCAGAAAAAGAGCATACTTAAGGAAATTCCACTTGTGCAGAATTTGTTTTAGAGAAATGGCAAATAAAGGGGAAATCCCTGGAGTTAAAAAGTCATCCTGGTAA
- the rpsH gene encoding 30S ribosomal protein S8: protein MTDPIADMLSRIRNAKAVSKKTVSIPFSNLKYRLANILLEEKFVAKVEKKGRNTSRTIEIDLKYEKEGESVITGLKRISKPGQRIYSGSDKIKGVRGGYGISVVSTPKGLMTGKEAKKKNLGGEIICEIW, encoded by the coding sequence ATGACAGATCCAATTGCAGACATGCTAAGCAGAATAAGAAATGCTAAGGCCGTTTCCAAAAAAACGGTTTCTATTCCTTTTTCCAATTTAAAATATCGTCTCGCCAATATTCTTCTTGAAGAAAAATTTGTTGCCAAAGTTGAAAAAAAGGGAAGAAATACTAGCAGAACAATAGAAATTGATTTGAAGTACGAGAAAGAAGGAGAATCAGTTATAACTGGATTAAAAAGAATTTCAAAGCCGGGCCAAAGGATATATTCTGGTTCAGATAAGATAAAAGGAGTAAGAGGCGGATACGGCATATCTGTTGTTTCAACTCCCAAGGGCCTTATGACAGGAAAAGAAGCGAAGAAAAAAAATCTTGGAGGAGAAATTATTTGTGAAATCTGGTAA
- the rplF gene encoding 50S ribosomal protein L6 codes for MSRIGKKPIIIPSNVEVKIDGLQVSVKGQRGELVRIFRPEVKIELKENQVFVSLKVENNNSKKYWGLTRTLLSNMIEGVLNGYQEKLQIEGVGYRAEIEGGDINLKVGFSHVVKIKKPEGISFSVDKNIITVEGIEKEKVGLIAAKIRAVRPPEPYKGKGIRYVGEVVKKKVGKKVASAA; via the coding sequence ATGTCAAGAATAGGAAAAAAACCAATTATAATACCATCAAATGTGGAAGTTAAAATAGACGGTTTGCAAGTTTCTGTAAAAGGCCAGAGGGGAGAACTTGTAAGAATTTTTCGTCCAGAAGTGAAAATTGAATTAAAAGAAAATCAAGTTTTTGTTTCTTTAAAAGTTGAGAACAATAATTCTAAAAAATATTGGGGTCTTACCAGAACGCTTCTGTCAAACATGATAGAAGGAGTATTAAACGGCTACCAGGAAAAACTCCAAATAGAAGGAGTTGGATACAGAGCGGAAATTGAAGGAGGAGACATTAATTTGAAAGTTGGTTTTTCTCATGTGGTTAAAATCAAAAAACCCGAAGGAATTTCTTTTTCAGTAGATAAAAATATTATTACGGTAGAAGGGATAGAAAAAGAAAAGGTTGGGCTTATCGCTGCAAAAATTAGAGCTGTCCGCCCTCCTGAACCATATAAAGGAAAAGGAATAAGATATGTCGGAGAAGTTGTTAAAAAGAAAGTCGGCAAGAAAGTTGCCAGCGCCGCTTAA
- the rplR gene encoding 50S ribosomal protein L18 codes for MLKKQLKRKQRQKRVSKKIIGYTEKPRLSVFRSANHIYAQIIDSNTGKTVVSANDKNIKKGKKTEKAFKAGEIIAKEAMSKKIKEVVFDRAGYKYHGRVKSLAEGARKEGLKF; via the coding sequence ATGCTTAAAAAACAATTAAAAAGAAAACAAAGGCAAAAAAGAGTTTCCAAAAAAATTATTGGCTATACAGAAAAGCCCCGTCTTTCCGTTTTCCGTTCAGCCAATCATATTTATGCCCAAATTATTGATAGCAATACAGGAAAAACGGTTGTTTCTGCAAACGACAAAAATATAAAAAAAGGGAAAAAAACAGAAAAGGCCTTTAAGGCGGGAGAAATTATTGCCAAAGAGGCAATGTCTAAAAAAATAAAAGAAGTTGTTTTTGACAGGGCCGGATACAAATATCATGGCAGAGTAAAGTCGCTTGCCGAGGGTGCCCGCAAAGAAGGATTAAAATTTTAA
- a CDS encoding 30S ribosomal protein S5, with protein MNNFTRKPAEKKDNFDSKLLDLARVVRMTGGGRKFRFRATVIVGNYQGLVGMGIAKGKDVAEAIEKATKAAKKNIIQVPILKDTIAHQVESKFKAAKVVLKPQSKGRGVVAGGTVRVICNLAGIKNISSKIIGKTNNKINNANAAISALKKLKNKNANTRTENQK; from the coding sequence ATGAATAATTTTACAAGAAAACCAGCAGAAAAAAAAGATAACTTTGATTCAAAGCTTCTTGATCTTGCAAGAGTTGTAAGAATGACAGGAGGAGGAAGAAAGTTTCGCTTTAGAGCCACGGTAATCGTAGGTAATTATCAAGGGCTTGTTGGAATGGGAATTGCGAAAGGAAAGGACGTTGCAGAAGCGATTGAAAAAGCCACAAAAGCCGCCAAAAAAAATATTATTCAGGTTCCTATTTTAAAAGATACGATTGCTCATCAGGTTGAGTCGAAATTTAAAGCCGCTAAGGTTGTTTTAAAGCCGCAAAGCAAAGGGAGAGGAGTTGTTGCAGGAGGAACAGTCAGGGTTATTTGTAATTTAGCGGGAATTAAGAATATTTCTTCTAAAATTATCGGTAAGACAAATAACAAGATTAATAATGCAAACGCGGCGATTTCCGCCTTGAAAAAATTGAAAAACAAAAATGCAAATACACGAACTGAAAATCAAAAATAA
- a CDS encoding uL15 family ribosomal protein produces the protein MQIHELKIKNKAKKKKRVGRGGKRGTYSGRGMKGQKSRAGRKMEPLIRGSIKRYPKLKGYKFKSFKDIVVLNLSVLNKKFNEGEKVTPQILVSKKLVSRVSGRTPKVKILATGKIEKGLFFENCLFSNAAKEKIEKANGKIKAKSVKEEKSKQ, from the coding sequence ATGCAAATACACGAACTGAAAATCAAAAATAAGGCCAAAAAAAAGAAAAGAGTTGGAAGAGGAGGAAAAAGAGGAACATATTCGGGAAGAGGGATGAAGGGCCAAAAATCAAGAGCGGGAAGAAAAATGGAGCCGCTTATAAGAGGATCTATCAAAAGGTATCCTAAGTTAAAAGGTTATAAATTTAAGAGCTTTAAAGATATTGTTGTTTTGAATTTATCCGTCTTGAATAAAAAATTCAATGAAGGGGAAAAAGTAACACCTCAGATTTTAGTTTCAAAAAAGCTTGTTTCCAGAGTTTCAGGGAGAACGCCCAAGGTAAAAATTTTAGCAACTGGCAAGATAGAAAAGGGTCTATTTTTTGAAAACTGCCTTTTTTCGAATGCAGCAAAAGAAAAAATAGAAAAAGCAAACGGGAAAATTAAAGCAAAAAGCGTGAAGGAAGAGAAAAGCAAGCAATAA
- the secY gene encoding preprotein translocase subunit SecY, producing the protein MWYQKIIQIYKIKDLRKKILFILGILAFFRVMASIPMPGIDAQNLKLFFEQFQMFGLLNVFTGGALDRMSIVMLGVGPYITAVIILQLLTMIIPQLEKLYKEEGEAGRKKFNQYGRMLTVPFALVQGYGMLALFQRQNVIPSLDGMTLAVSLLTVTAGTVLLMWLGELISEKGIGNGVSILIFAGIVADFPSNIRQMVFTWDPAMIPSYLIFFALAILIIAGVVLVNEGRRNIPISYAKRVRGMKMYGGASTYLPLNVNPAGVIPIIFALSVVLLPGMLASFFVGKEGMIGAIATGVSSFLSDPWIHNILYFTLVVLFTFFYTAVTFDPKNISGNLQKMGGFIPGIRPGDPTADFIQHILNRVLLFGAIFLGTIAVMPSIVAGITQVGVFNFLIGGTSLLIAVSVVLDTMKQINAQLQMREYETF; encoded by the coding sequence ATGTGGTACCAAAAAATTATCCAAATTTACAAGATAAAAGATCTTAGGAAAAAGATACTCTTTATTTTGGGTATTTTAGCTTTTTTCAGAGTTATGGCGAGTATTCCGATGCCTGGAATAGACGCCCAAAATTTAAAACTTTTCTTTGAACAATTTCAGATGTTCGGGCTTCTTAATGTTTTTACAGGAGGGGCTCTTGATAGAATGTCTATCGTGATGCTTGGGGTTGGCCCTTATATTACAGCCGTTATTATACTGCAGCTTTTGACGATGATAATTCCCCAGCTGGAAAAGCTCTATAAAGAAGAAGGAGAAGCGGGGAGAAAGAAGTTTAACCAATACGGAAGAATGCTTACTGTTCCTTTCGCCCTTGTTCAGGGATATGGAATGCTGGCTCTTTTTCAAAGGCAAAATGTTATTCCTTCTCTTGATGGAATGACTCTTGCTGTTTCTCTTCTTACGGTTACTGCAGGAACGGTTCTTTTAATGTGGCTTGGAGAATTGATATCTGAAAAAGGAATAGGTAACGGAGTTTCTATTTTAATTTTTGCCGGAATAGTTGCCGATTTTCCTTCGAATATACGTCAAATGGTTTTTACATGGGACCCCGCCATGATTCCTTCTTATTTGATATTTTTTGCTCTGGCAATTTTGATTATTGCCGGGGTTGTTCTGGTAAACGAAGGAAGAAGGAATATTCCCATATCATACGCAAAAAGAGTCAGGGGAATGAAAATGTACGGAGGAGCTTCCACTTATTTGCCTTTAAATGTTAATCCTGCCGGAGTAATACCAATTATATTCGCTCTGTCGGTTGTTCTTCTTCCCGGAATGCTGGCTAGTTTTTTTGTAGGGAAAGAAGGTATGATTGGGGCAATTGCAACTGGTGTTTCTTCTTTTCTTTCCGATCCTTGGATTCATAATATTCTTTATTTCACACTAGTTGTTCTTTTCACTTTTTTCTATACGGCCGTTACTTTCGACCCGAAAAATATTTCCGGCAATCTTCAGAAAATGGGTGGCTTTATTCCGGGGATAAGACCAGGAGATCCGACTGCCGATTTTATACAGCATATTTTAAATAGAGTTTTGCTTTTTGGCGCTATTTTTCTTGGAACTATAGCGGTAATGCCTTCAATTGTAGCTGGGATAACTCAGGTTGGCGTTTTTAATTTTTTAATAGGGGGAACTTCTCTTCTTATCGCGGTGAGCGTTGTTCTTGATACAATGAAACAAATAAATGCCCAGCTCCAAATGAGAGAGTACGAAACGTTTTAA
- a CDS encoding nucleoside monophosphate kinase, with amino-acid sequence MGEKNKKVLIIFGAPGAGKGTQAQLLSEALDFFYLETSKVLEENFKNEEDDRFLLIDGEKYDTLKEKKLWEEGILCSPPFVVFLIKKKIKKLFDAGESIILAGSPRTIYESSKVIPFLKELYGEKNIKTVLVNITPEETIKRNSKRRICSLMRHPIIYTEETKDLKKCPLDGSKLMKREGLDDVETIKIRLKEYESRTFPVVEDMKKQGIEVKSIDGSGSPVDIFEEIIKKLGEFAN; translated from the coding sequence ATGGGGGAGAAAAACAAGAAAGTTTTAATTATTTTTGGCGCTCCTGGAGCGGGAAAAGGAACACAAGCCCAATTGCTTTCCGAAGCTTTGGACTTTTTTTATCTTGAAACAAGCAAAGTTCTTGAAGAAAACTTTAAAAATGAAGAAGATGACAGATTTCTTTTAATCGACGGAGAAAAGTATGATACCTTAAAAGAGAAAAAACTTTGGGAAGAAGGAATTTTATGCAGTCCGCCTTTTGTTGTTTTTTTAATAAAGAAAAAAATAAAGAAGCTTTTTGATGCCGGAGAGAGCATAATACTAGCAGGCTCTCCCAGGACTATTTATGAAAGCTCCAAGGTAATTCCTTTTCTCAAAGAACTCTATGGAGAAAAAAATATTAAAACTGTTCTTGTCAATATAACTCCGGAAGAAACAATAAAAAGAAATTCAAAAAGAAGGATATGCTCTTTAATGAGGCATCCTATTATTTATACGGAAGAAACAAAAGACCTGAAAAAATGTCCCCTTGACGGTTCAAAACTTATGAAGCGGGAAGGATTAGACGATGTTGAAACGATAAAAATACGCCTTAAAGAATATGAATCAAGAACTTTTCCAGTCGTGGAAGATATGAAAAAACAAGGAATTGAAGTTAAGTCAATTGACGGAAGCGGTTCTCCTGTTGATATTTTTGAAGAGATAATAAAAAAATTAGGAGAGTTTGCTAATTGA
- the metK gene encoding methionine adenosyltransferase, giving the protein MKNFLFTSESVTEGHPDKVADQISDAVLDSLLKKDKYSRVACEVAVGMGYVLVGGEVTTKAFVNVNNIVRDVVHDIGYDKPEYGFDYRTFAIFNAINEQSKDIAMGVKKTADKKQGAGDQGMQTGFACRETSELMPLPIILSHKLSKRLAEVRKKKILPFLRPDGKSQVTVYYENMKPKFVQAVVIGAQHDPNVNSSKLRKEIINKVIKPVCGKYLTSKTSYHINTTGRFVIGGPVADCGATGRKIIVDTYGGMANVGGGAFSGKDPTKVDRSGAYMARYIAKNIVASGICERCEIQIAYTIGGTSPLSLNVNTFDSINFKKFPNLTEEKITKIIPKVFDLSPGMIIKQLNLLRPIYRKTSCYGHFGRKEKEFTWEKTNKARKILIEIKNI; this is encoded by the coding sequence ATGAAAAATTTCTTATTCACTTCCGAATCTGTAACCGAAGGTCATCCAGATAAAGTTGCCGACCAAATTTCCGATGCCGTTTTGGATTCTTTGCTTAAAAAAGACAAATATTCAAGAGTTGCCTGCGAAGTTGCGGTCGGAATGGGTTATGTTCTTGTCGGGGGAGAGGTTACAACAAAGGCCTTTGTCAATGTTAATAATATTGTAAGGGATGTTGTGCACGATATTGGTTATGATAAGCCCGAGTATGGTTTTGATTACCGCACTTTTGCCATTTTCAATGCCATTAACGAGCAATCGAAGGACATTGCAATGGGAGTTAAAAAAACAGCAGATAAAAAGCAGGGAGCGGGAGATCAGGGAATGCAGACAGGATTTGCTTGCAGAGAAACCTCAGAACTTATGCCTTTGCCGATTATATTAAGTCATAAGCTTTCAAAACGCCTTGCAGAAGTGAGAAAAAAGAAAATTCTTCCTTTTTTAAGACCGGACGGAAAAAGTCAAGTTACCGTTTATTATGAGAATATGAAGCCAAAATTTGTACAGGCCGTAGTAATTGGCGCCCAACATGACCCTAATGTTAACTCTTCAAAATTAAGAAAAGAAATAATAAACAAAGTGATAAAGCCGGTGTGCGGGAAATATCTTACTTCAAAAACTTCTTACCATATCAATACGACTGGCCGTTTTGTTATTGGAGGGCCTGTTGCAGATTGTGGAGCAACCGGAAGAAAAATTATAGTCGATACTTATGGAGGAATGGCTAATGTCGGAGGAGGGGCTTTTTCAGGAAAAGACCCGACAAAAGTGGACAGATCCGGAGCTTATATGGCCCGATATATTGCCAAGAATATCGTTGCTTCCGGAATTTGTGAAAGATGTGAAATTCAAATTGCCTATACTATTGGAGGAACATCTCCTCTTTCTTTAAATGTTAACACTTTTGATTCCATCAACTTTAAAAAATTTCCGAATTTGACCGAAGAAAAAATAACTAAAATTATTCCAAAAGTTTTTGACCTTTCTCCGGGGATGATTATAAAACAACTTAATCTTTTAAGGCCGATATACAGAAAAACATCATGTTACGGCCATTTTGGCAGAAAAGAAAAAGAATTTACCTGGGAAAAAACAAACAAAGCCAGAAAAATACTAATAGAAATTAAGAATATCTGA
- the map gene encoding type I methionyl aminopeptidase, whose amino-acid sequence MALIKTKEEIEAIEEGGKILAGIMDRLKKEVIVGVSGDHLNNLAEELILKNKGIPSFKNYNGFPAALCLSLNEEIVHGIPFGKKIKEGDVVSLDLGFFYKGFHNDMATTVFLNEVPFDVLRLIKTTKKALKRGIKKARIGNTLGDIGNTIERCITSQGFKVIENLCGHGIGKEVHEPPDVLNFGKRHKGMKIEEGMILCLEPMASLGSSEIVLGKDMCTYKTKDGSISAHFEHTIIITKDGAKVATEL is encoded by the coding sequence ATGGCTCTAATTAAAACAAAAGAAGAAATAGAAGCAATAGAGGAAGGAGGAAAAATTTTAGCAGGCATAATGGATCGTTTAAAAAAAGAAGTTATTGTTGGCGTTTCCGGAGACCATTTGAATAATCTTGCTGAAGAATTAATTTTAAAAAATAAAGGTATCCCTTCTTTTAAAAATTATAATGGTTTTCCCGCTGCTCTTTGCCTTTCCTTGAATGAGGAAATTGTTCATGGAATTCCTTTCGGGAAAAAAATAAAAGAAGGAGATGTTGTTTCTCTTGATTTGGGTTTTTTTTATAAAGGATTCCATAACGATATGGCAACTACCGTTTTTTTAAATGAGGTTCCTTTTGACGTTTTGCGCCTTATCAAGACAACAAAGAAGGCTTTAAAGAGAGGAATAAAAAAAGCAAGAATAGGAAATACTCTAGGAGACATTGGCAATACAATTGAAAGATGCATTACAAGTCAGGGTTTTAAGGTTATTGAAAATCTTTGCGGCCATGGGATTGGGAAGGAAGTTCATGAACCTCCGGACGTTCTTAATTTTGGGAAAAGGCATAAAGGAATGAAAATCGAAGAAGGTATGATTTTATGCCTTGAACCGATGGCTTCTCTTGGTTCTTCTGAAATAGTTTTAGGTAAGGATATGTGTACCTATAAAACAAAAGATGGCTCTATTTCGGCTCACTTTGAACACACGATAATTATTACAAAAGACGGAGCTAAAGTTGCAACGGAACTATAA
- a CDS encoding glycosyltransferase family 2 protein, whose product MYLSIIIPAYNEKNRIIKTLRDFDFYFKNKDYEYEIVVVNDGSKDETAEIVSKMKKEIKNLVFINNKKNNGKGFVVRQGLLSAKGDWRLFADADNSTPIEEIEKFIPFFKNNHIIIGSRAIKGSLIKNPQPFSRRFVGKVFNLMVQFLIGLWGVWDTQCGFKVLSKQAAENILPLCKINRWAFDPEILIIGKKLGYGIKEIPVVWINDIESKVKKSAMFKMGLDLILIRWNLITNKYGRKQKTSFGA is encoded by the coding sequence ATGTATTTGTCAATTATCATTCCCGCCTATAATGAAAAAAACCGCATTATTAAAACTTTGCGGGATTTTGATTTTTATTTTAAGAACAAGGACTATGAATATGAGATAGTGGTAGTAAACGACGGTTCAAAAGACGAAACGGCAGAAATTGTTTCTAAAATGAAAAAAGAGATAAAGAATCTTGTTTTTATTAATAATAAAAAAAACAACGGAAAAGGTTTTGTTGTCAGGCAGGGACTTTTATCTGCAAAAGGAGATTGGCGTCTTTTTGCGGACGCGGATAATTCAACTCCCATTGAAGAAATTGAAAAATTCATTCCCTTTTTTAAAAACAATCATATTATAATCGGTTCAAGAGCGATAAAAGGATCTCTTATTAAAAATCCTCAGCCTTTTTCAAGGCGCTTTGTCGGGAAAGTTTTTAATCTAATGGTTCAATTTCTTATCGGGCTTTGGGGCGTTTGGGATACTCAGTGCGGTTTTAAGGTCTTAAGCAAACAGGCAGCTGAAAATATATTGCCTTTGTGTAAAATAAACAGATGGGCTTTTGACCCTGAGATTTTGATAATAGGCAAAAAACTTGGTTACGGGATAAAAGAAATTCCTGTAGTTTGGATTAATGATATTGAAAGTAAGGTAAAAAAAAGCGCAATGTTTAAAATGGGACTTGATTTGATTTTAATAAGATGGAATTTAATTACAAACAAATATGGAAGAAAACAAAAAACCTCCTTCGGAGCTTAG
- a CDS encoding HIT domain-containing protein, with amino-acid sequence MEENKKPPSELRFDLVSKNWVVVASGRAKRPESFKKKKKKKPLQDKNCPFRTLANQEQPVLMTYKGKEVPFGSKKWTLAVIPNKFPAVVPSLKLNERIEGGIYEKMDAVGFHEVVITKSHSRHMADFKVNEVKEVFNAYRKRYLFLKKQKHVNHISIFHNQGEKAGASVNHPHSQIITTPLIDVDLLGALSNSEKYFKKTNKCIYCKMSDWERKEKERVVFENKEFIALCPFASKSAFQIIITPKKHRPYFEKISEKEITFLSEAFSSVMKKIKKGLGDPDYNFYLHSAPCDGKKHDYYHYHWTILPRTSTFAGFEIGTRMEILVVKPEKAAKYLREQ; translated from the coding sequence ATGGAAGAAAACAAAAAACCTCCTTCGGAGCTTAGGTTTGACTTAGTTTCTAAAAACTGGGTTGTTGTTGCTTCCGGCAGGGCAAAAAGGCCGGAATCTTTTAAAAAGAAAAAAAAGAAAAAACCCCTTCAAGACAAGAATTGTCCTTTTCGCACTCTTGCAAACCAGGAACAGCCTGTTTTAATGACATATAAAGGGAAAGAAGTTCCTTTTGGCTCTAAAAAGTGGACTCTTGCTGTCATACCTAATAAATTTCCAGCTGTTGTTCCTTCTTTAAAATTAAATGAAAGAATAGAAGGGGGAATTTATGAAAAAATGGATGCGGTGGGGTTTCATGAAGTTGTAATAACAAAAAGCCACAGCAGGCATATGGCTGATTTTAAAGTTAATGAAGTAAAGGAAGTTTTTAATGCTTACAGAAAAAGGTATTTATTTTTGAAAAAACAAAAACACGTTAATCATATTTCCATTTTCCATAATCAAGGAGAAAAAGCTGGCGCTTCGGTTAACCATCCTCATTCTCAAATAATAACAACCCCGCTTATTGATGTTGACCTTTTGGGGGCTCTTTCAAATTCTGAAAAATATTTCAAAAAAACAAACAAGTGCATATATTGTAAAATGAGCGACTGGGAGAGAAAAGAAAAAGAAAGAGTTGTTTTTGAAAACAAAGAATTTATAGCTCTTTGCCCTTTTGCTTCAAAGTCCGCTTTCCAGATTATTATTACCCCTAAAAAACATCGTCCTTATTTTGAAAAGATAAGCGAAAAAGAAATAACTTTTTTATCAGAAGCGTTTTCTTCAGTAATGAAGAAAATTAAAAAAGGACTTGGAGATCCGGATTATAATTTTTATCTTCATAGTGCTCCTTGTGATGGAAAAAAACATGATTATTACCATTATCACTGGACAATATTGCCCAGAACTTCAACTTTTGCCGGTTTTGAAATAGGAACAAGAATGGAAATACTTGTTGTAAAGCCGGAAAAAGCGGCAAAATATTTAAGAGAACAATGA
- the tpiA gene encoding triose-phosphate isomerase produces MKKIIIANFKCNPKSLTESKRIFELIKKTSLKAKKTEIVVCPSFVHIPFLKGLSLGAQNCFYEDGPYTGEVSASMLKDFGCKYVIVGHSERRRYFNEKDDVIKRKIKAVLENKMIPVLCVGETLKEKENGKTKSVIKKQIMSSLKGVSVKKAIIAYEPVWAIGTGNSCSLKIASEIRLFISNLFDTKIIYGGSVNGKNAKDYLEIGFDGLLVGKASLNPGEIEKMAD; encoded by the coding sequence ATGAAAAAAATAATCATCGCTAATTTCAAATGCAATCCGAAAAGTTTAACTGAAAGCAAAAGGATTTTTGAATTGATAAAAAAAACGTCTTTAAAGGCGAAAAAAACAGAAATTGTCGTTTGCCCTTCTTTTGTTCATATTCCTTTTCTAAAAGGTCTTTCTCTTGGCGCCCAAAATTGCTTCTATGAAGATGGACCTTATACTGGAGAAGTTTCCGCTTCTATGCTTAAAGATTTTGGATGCAAATATGTTATTGTCGGCCATTCGGAAAGAAGGCGGTATTTTAATGAAAAAGATGATGTTATAAAAAGGAAGATAAAAGCTGTTTTAGAAAACAAGATGATTCCCGTTTTGTGTGTCGGTGAAACACTAAAAGAAAAAGAAAACGGGAAAACTAAAAGCGTTATAAAAAAACAGATAATGTCATCTCTTAAAGGAGTAAGCGTTAAAAAGGCAATTATCGCTTATGAGCCAGTTTGGGCGATAGGAACAGGTAATTCTTGCAGTTTAAAAATTGCTTCTGAAATTCGGTTATTTATTTCAAATCTTTTTGATACTAAAATTATCTACGGAGGAAGCGTAAATGGAAAAAATGCAAAAGATTATTTAGAAATTGGATTTGACGGACTTCTTGTCGGAAAAGCTTCTTTAAATCCTGGAGAAATTGAAAAAATGGCAGATTAG